The window AACTCTGACGGTTCGATCCCGTACGCACGGGCCAGCTCGAGGATCTTGTTGGCGCGGGCGATGCGGGGCAGGTCCGAGCCGTTGCGGATCTCGCCGCCGTCACGCTCGAACTCGACGAAGAACTCCTTGGCCCAGGCGATCTCCTCGGCCGACGGGGACAGCCCCTCGTTCACCGTGAGGCACTGCTCGGGCGTCAGGCAGATCTTGCCCGTCATACCGAACTCCGCGGACACCGCGGTCGCCTCACTGAGTTTGAGCGCGCTGGATCCGACCGTCGGGCCGTCGATCGCGCTCGGCAGATGGGCTGCCTTCGCGGCGATGGTGAACCGGGATCGCGTGTAGGCCAAGGTCAGCGCATCGCCGCCGAATCCGGTGTCGCGCCGGAAGTCCCCGATGCCGAACGCCAAACGGAACGTTCCCTTCGCCGCGGCGATCTCGGTGATGCGCTCCAATCCGCGGGCCGTCTCCACCAGCGCGACGATCGGCACACCCGGAAGCCGCTTGGCGGTCTCGGTGACGTGGTCGACCGACTCGACCATCGCCAGCATCACCCCGCCGACCGACGTGCCGGCCAACATCTCCAGATCGCCGGCCCACCACTCGGTGCCGAAGCCGTTGACCCGGACCCAGTCGGCGTGGCCCTCGCCGAGCCAGCGGACGACGTTGGCGCGGGCCGCGGCCTTGTCCTTGGGGGCGACGGCATCCTCGATGTCGAGCACGACGATGTCGGCCCGGGAGTGGGCCGCCGCTTGGAACCGCTCGTAGTGCGCACCGTTCACCAGCAGCCAGCTGCGGGCCAGGACCGGATCGATCCGCTGCCCCTGCTCGCCGAACGCCGCCTCGCCGAAACTCTGGTCGTACACGCCGCTCAGACTAGGTGAGCGGCGAAGAACGACTGCATCGCGTCCCAGTGCCGCCGCGCCGCCGACTCGTCGTAGGGTCCGTTGTCCGGCACCGCGAAGCCATGCTGCGCGGAGTACCAGTCGACGGTGTGCTCGACGCCGGCGGCCGACAGCGCCTTGTCCAGCGTCTCGCCGTCGGCCCGGGTGAACGAGTTGTCGTTGTGGGCCGCACCGACGTAGACGGCCGCACGGATCCGGTCGGCGAGCAGGTGGGGGCTCTCCGCGTCGTCGGTGACCAGTCCGCCACCGTGGAACGACATCGCCGCGGCGACGCGCTGCGGCACGCGTCCGGCCACCACCAGCGACGTGCGTCCACCCATGCAGTAGCCCGTGGTGCCGAACGTCTCGCCGCTGACCTCCGGGCGGTCCGCCAGGTAGTCGAAGAACGCGACCGCATCGGATTCCATCCGCTCCGGGGTCACCTTCGAGATCATCCCGAACAGACGCCGGCGCTCGGCGGCGTCGCCGAACACCGTCGACATCGTGAACGGCGCCCAGTCGCCCTCGCGGTAGTAGACGTCGGGCAGCAGCACCGCGTAGCCGTGGCCGGCGAGCTCGTCGGCCATCGCGCGGAAGGTGGGGCGGACGCCGCCGGCGTCTGGGTACATGACGATGCCGCGCCAGGGACCGTCACCGTCGGGTGTGTGCAGGGTGACCGGGCAGGATCCGTCGGTCGTCGTGACGGTGTCGGTGATCGTCGGCATGGGATCCGTTCTACCCCGCGGCGCTGGACGTAAGCTAGGTCCGTGCCGACCGCCACCCCGTACGAGGATCTGTTGCGCCTGGTGCTCGACACCGGGACCCCGAAGTCCGACCGCACGGGAACCGGCACCCGCAGTCTGTTCGGGCACCAGATGCGGTACGACCTGAACGCGGGTTTTCCGCTGATCACCACCAAGAAGGTGCACACCAAGTCGATCGTGTACGAGCTGCTGTGGTTCCTGCGCGGCGATTCCAACGTCCGGTGGCTGCAGGAACGCGGTGTCACCATCTGGGATGAATGGGCCTCTCCGACAGGCGATCTCGGGCCGGTGTACGGTGTGCAGTGGCGATCCTGGCCGACGCCGTCGGGGGAGCACATCGATCAGATCAGCGCCGCGCTGGACCTCCTCAAGCGTGACCCGGACTCGCGACGCAACATCGTCTCGGCGTGGAACGTCGGCGAGATCCCGCAGATGGCGCTGCCGCCGTGCCACGCGTTCTTCCAGTTCTACGTCGCCGACGGCAGGCTGAGCTGCCAGCTGTACCAGCGCAGCGCCGACCTGTTCCTCGGCGTTCCGTTCAACATCGCCAGCTATGCGCTGCTGACGCACATGATGGCCGCGCAGGCCGGCCTCGGCGTCGGTGAGTTCATCTGGACCGGCGGGGACTGTCACATCTACGACAACCACGTCGAGCAGGTCACCGAGCAGCTCTCCCGTGATCCGCGTCCCTACCCGGAACTCGTTCTCGCGCCGCGGGATTCGATCTTCGACTACACCTATGAGGACGTCGTCATCAAGAACTATGAACCGCACCCGGCCATCAAAGCGCCCGTCGCGATATGACCGAACTGAACCTGATCTGGGCGCAGTCGAGTTCCGGGGTGATCGGCCGCGACGGAGGCATCCCGTGGCATGTGCCCGAGGACATGGCCCGCTTCAAGGAGCTGACCATGGGCCACACCGTGATCATGGGCAGGCAGACCTGGGAGTCGCTGCCCGAGAAGTTCCGTCCGCTGCCGGGCCGCCGGAACGTCGTGCTGACCCGGCAGGCCGACTACGTGGCGGAGGGGGCCGAGGTCGTCACAGTGCTGGAGGACGCGCCGCTCGACGACGCCTGGGTGATCGGCGGATCGCAGGTCTACGGCCTGGCGTTGCCGCTGGCGACCCGCTGCGAGATCACCGAAGTGGATCTCGACCTGCACCGGCAGGACGAGGATGCGCTGGCACCGCTTCTCGACGAGGCGTGGGTCGGGACCGAGGGGGAGTGGCGTGACAGCGCGTCGGGCCTTCGGTACCGGTTCTACTCGTATGTGAGGAAATGAGGCTCACCGCTGCGCAGGCGCGGCGGGTGGCGGTCGCGGCCCAGGGGTTTCACGAGCCCCGGCCCTCCGGACCGGTCACCCGCGCACACCTCAAGCGGTTGATCGCGAGATTGCAGGTCCTGCAACTGGATTCGGTGTCGGTCGCGGTGCGTGCCCACTACGCCCCGGTGTTCAGCCGGCTGGGCCCCTACGACCGTGACGTCCTGGACCGCGCCGCGTGGAGCCACTCGGCGCGTTCACCGCGGTTGCTCGTCGAGTACTGGGCGCACGAGGCCGCGCTGATGGCCGTCGACGACTGGCCGCTGCTGCGCTGGCGGATGCGTGAGTACGAACACGGGCGCTGGGGCAGAGAGATCGTCAAGAAGAACGGCAAGCTCGCCGCCGACATCGTCGAGGCGGTGACGGCGCTGGGCCCGTGCACCGCCGGTCAGATCGAGGCGTACCTGGAATCTGAACCGAGAAGGACGGGCGGATCCGTCAAAAAGGCCATGTGGGATCGCAGCGACACCAAGTGGGTCGCCGAGGCGCTGTGGTCGTCGGGTGTGCTGACCACCGCGACGCGCGTCGGTTTCGCCCGGCACTACGACCTCACCGAACGCGTGCTGCCCGCCGACGTGGTGGCGCGCCGCGTCGACGAGGCCGACGCGCTGCGCGAGCTCACCCTGCGCGCCGCGACGGCTCTGGGCGTCGCCACCGAGGCCGACCTGCGCGACTACTTCCGGCTGGGTGCCCGACAGGTCAGGCCGGCCATCACAGACCTCCTCGATGCCGGCGAGATCGAACGCGTCGAGGTGGACGGCTGGGACGCTCCTGCGTACCTGCGGGCCGGTCAGACCGTTCCGCGCCGAGACCGGGGCACCGCGCTGTTGTGTCCGTTCGATCCGCTCATCTTCTTCCGCCCGCGCGTCGAGCGACTGTTCGGCGGCTTCCACTACCGGATCGAAATCTATGTGCCGCAACCGAAACGACGCTACGGCTACTACGTCTGGCCGTTCCTGCTCGACGGTGACCTCGTCGGCCGCGTCGACCTGAAGGCCGACCGGACCGCGGGGGCACTGCAGGTCCTGGGCGCGTACTGCGAGGGTGGCCGCGACGGCCCACGGGTGGCCACCGAGCTGGCCACCGCTCTGCGTCAGATGGCCGACTGGCTCGGCCTCGACGACGTGGTGGTGGCCGAGCGCGGCGATTTGTCTGCGCACCTGCGCGCCGCCTTGGTTAGCTGAGGCATGGACGTCCTGCGCACCCCTGACGAGCGCTTCACCGATCTGCCCGGCTTTCCGTTCGACCCGCACTACGTCGAGGTCGGCGGCCTGCGGATGCACTACCTCGACGAGGGGCCCGCCGACGGCGACGTGGTGCTGCTGCTGCACGGCGAGCCGTCGTGGAGCTATCTGTACCGCACGATGATCCCGGTCCTTGTCGACGCCGGTCTGCGGGCCGTCGCGATCGACCTGGTCGGCTTCGGCCGCAGCGACAAACCGGCCGATCGTGCCGACTACACCTACCAGGCGCACGTCGACTGGACGTGGGGTGCGGTCGCCGCGCTCGGGCTGGCCGACATCACGCTGGTGTGCCAGGACTGGGGCGGACTCATCGGTCTGCGCCTGGTCGGAGAGCACCCCGACCGGTTCGCCCGCGTGGTCGCGGCCAACACCACGCTGCCGACCGGAGACCAGCATCCCGGCGACGCGTTCCTGGCCTGGCAGCGGTTCAGTCAGGAGACTCCGGATTTTCCCGTCGGCCACATCGTCAACGGCGGGTGTGTGTCGACGTTGGCGCCGGACGTCATCGCGGCCTACGACGCGCCCTTCCCCGACGACTCGTTCAAAGCCGGCGCGCGGCAGTTCCCGACGCTCGTCCCGACCAGTCCCGACGACCCCGCGGCGCCTGCGAACCGGGCGGCCTGGGAGGTGCTGCGCCGCTTCGACAAGCCCTTCCTGTGCGCGTTCTCCGATTCCGACCCGATCACCCGCGGTGCGGATGCGGCACTGCGCACGCTGATCCCGGGTGCCCACGGTCAGCCCGAGGTGACCATCGCCGGGGGCGGGCACTTCCTGCAGGAGGACAGAGGCCCCGAGCTCGCCGGCGTCGTGGTGGATTTTGTGAGAAACACCTCCGTCTGACGCGCCGACATCGAACTGACGCCGACGTCAAGAGGCGGCAGACTGGCGGGATGCCTGCGTCGGATCGCCAATGGTGGCGGCAGACGGACCAGTTCGAGTGGTTCAGCAACTACCTGCGTGAGCGCGGCATGCAACAGCGGTGGCGGTGGGCGACGTTCACGTTCACCGTGGTGCTCGGGGCCCTGCCGCTGGTCATGCTGGCCAGCCCGCTCGGCCCCGACACCGACCTGACGAGGGGCGTCGCAATCGTCTCCGGGGCAGCCGGCGCCGGGGCGTCGCTGCTGTGGCTGTCCGGCTGGCCCAGCAGAACGCAGTCCCTGGTGTACAACGCGCTGTGCTCCGGCGGTATCGCGATGGGCTGCCTGGCGCTGTCCAACCCGTACTCGGGGTTGATGGGATGCACGCTGTTCGCGGTGATCGGCGGATTCCTCGCCTACTTCCACTCGGTCGGACAGGTCGCGGCCAATTTCGCGGTGGCCGCCATCTGCGCCACGATCACAGCGGCGCGGCTGGTGACCGAAACGGGGGACGTCGCGCTGACAGCCGCCGCCGCGATCAATGTGATCGCTCTCAACACGGGCGTGCCGTTCGGCATCCATTCGCTTGTGCACTCGCTGCACACCGATCTGCGCGCAGCAGATAGGGATCCGCTCACGGGCCTGTTGAACCGGCGGGCGTTCTACAGTGCGGTCAACCAGCTTCTGGCCGACACCCATGCGGTCGACGCCGCGTTCAACGTGACGGTGATCGACCTCGACAAATTCAAGAGCCTCAACGACACACGTGGGCACGCGGTCGGCGATGCCGCGCTGGTGTACGTCGCCGAGATCCTGCACCGGCACGCGGGGGCGAGCGCGGGGCGGCTGGGCGGGGAGGAGTTCGTCGTCGCCGACGTCGACCTGCCGGTTCTGCAACGCCGGACCGCGGACCTGATCCGCGAGGGCATCGCCGCCGGACCGTTCGGCATCACCGCGAGCCTGGGTATCTGCAGTGCGCGCATCGCCTGGGAGAACAGCGCAGCCGGCGGGATGAGCCCCGACTTTCTCGACAAGCTCATCGAGAGCGCCGACGCCGCGATGTACGTCTCGAAGCGAGCCGGTGGCGACCGCGTGGAACACCGCCGCCTGGACGGCGCCGACCTCGCCGACGCGTAGTCCGCCGCACGTTAGGCTCAGCCCGTGGCCGAGATCGCGCCGCTGCGGGTGCAGCTGATCGCCAAGACCGAGTTCTCGGCACCGCCGGACGTGGAGTGGAGCACCGACGCCGACGGGGGCGCCGCGCTGGTGGAATTCGCCGGTCGCGCGTGTTATCAGAGCTGGTCGAAGCCGAACCCGCGCACCGCGACCAATGCGACCTACGTCCGACACATCATCGACGTGGGCCACTTCTCGGTGCTCGAGCACGCGTCGGTGTCCTTCTACATCACCGGCCTGTCCCGGTCGTGCACCCACGAACTGATCCGCCACCGTCACTTCTCGTACTCGCAGCTGTCCCAGCGTTATGTGCCTGAAAATGACGCCGAGGTGGTGGCGCCGCCCGGCATCGAGGACGACCCCGAGCTGCTGGCGCTGTTCACCGCTGCGACGGACGCCAGCCGCGCGGCCTACACGGAGCTGCTGAATCGGCTGGAGGCCAAGCTCGCCGACCAGGGCACATCGACGTTGCGCCGCAAACAGGCCCGGCAGGCCGCGCGCGCCGTGCTGCCCAACGCGACCGAGACGCGCATCGTCGTCACCGGCAACTACCGGGCGTGGCGCCACTTCATCGCGATGCGCGCCAGCGAACACGCCGACGTCGAGATCCGCCGCCTGGCCATCGAGTGCCTGCGCAGGCTGGTGGCGGTCGCGCCCCAGGTGTTCTCCGACTTCGAGATCACCACGCTGGCCGACGGCACCGAGGTCGCGACCAGTCCGCTGGCAACGGAGGTGTAGCCCGAAAGCCATTCGTGGGGCGCAGGGGCGACGAGGTAATCTTGGTGCCCGTGAGTACCAGCGGATTCGACGCCCCAGCCCGGTTGGGCACCTTGTTGACCGCGATGGCGACTCCGTTCAAGCCCGACGGCTCGCTGGACATCGAGACGGCGGCCCGGCTGGCCACCCGCCTGGTCGACGCCGGCTGCGACGGTCTGGTCGTCTCCGGCACCACGGGCGAGTCACCGACCACGACCGACGACGAGAAGATCCTGCTGCTGCGCACGGTGTTGGAGGCGGTCGGTGACCGGGCGCGCATCGTCGCCGGCGCCGGCACCTACGACACCGCCCACAGCATCCACCTCGCCAAGGCCAGCGCCGCCGAAGGCGCGCACGGCCTGCTCGTCGTGACGCCGTACTACTCGCGGCCCCCGCAGGCGGGCCTCGTCGCACACTTCACCGCCGTGGCCGACGCGACCGACCTGCCGAACATCCTGTACGACATCCCGCCACGCTCGGTGGTGTCGATCGAATGGGACACCATCCGTCGCCTGGCGCAGCACCCCAACATCGTCGCGATCAAGGACGCCAAAGCCGACCTGCACGGCGGAGGCCAGATCATCGCCGAGACCGGGCTGGCCTACTACTCGGGCGACGACGCGCTGAACCTGCCGTGGCTGGCCATGGGAGCGGTCGGTTTCATCAGCGTGTGGGGCCATCTGGCAGCCAGTCAGCTGCGAGACATGTTGAGCGCCTTCGCTTCCGGGGACGTAGCGACGGCCCGCAAGATCAACGTCGCGCTCGGCCCGCTCAGTGCGGCGCAGTCGCGTCTGGGGGGAGTGACGCTGTCGAAAGCCGGGCTGCGTCTGCAGGGTTTCGAGGTGGGCGATCCGCGGCTGCCGCAGATCCCCGCGAACGACGTGCAGCTGCAGGCGCTCGCTGCGGACATGCGCGCTGCGTCGGTGCTGAGGTAGTGGTCGACCAGTGGATCTGACGCATACTCCACCGGGGCCGCTGGCTCCGGGAGGCCTCCGGGTGACCGCCCTCGGCGGCATCGGCGAAATCGGCCGCAACATGACGGTTTTCGAGCATCTCGGCCGGTTGCTCATCGTGGACTGCGGCGTGCTGTTCCCCACCCACGACGAGCCCGGGGTCGACCTGATCCTGCCCGACCTGCGCCATGTGCAGGACCGGCTGGACGACGTCGAGGCGATCGTCGTCACCCACGCCCACGAAGACCACATCGGTGCGATCCCGTTCGTGCTCAAGCAGCGCGCCGACATCCCGATCGTCGGTTCGAAGTTCACGCTCGCGCTCATCGCGGAGAAATGCCGCGAGCACCGCCTGAGCCCGAAGCTCGTCGAGGTCACCGAGGGGACGAAGAGCACCCACGGGGTCTTCGAATGCCAGTACTTCGCGGTCAACCACTCCGTCCCGGGGTGTCTGGCGATCGGCATCCACACCGGGGCGGGCACCGTGCTGCACACCGGCGACATCAAGCTCGATCAGCTGCCGCCCGACGGCAGGCCGACCGACCTGCCGGGGATGTCGCGGCTCGGCGACGCCGGCGTCGACCTGTTCCTGTGCGATTCCACGAACTCGGAGATCCCCGGGGTCGGACCGTCGGAGAGTGAGGTCGGTCCCGCGCTGCACCGGCTGATGCGCGGCGCCGACGGCCGGGTGATCGTCGCGTGCTTCGCGTCCAATGTCGATCGTGTGCAGTCGATCATCGACGCCGCCGTGGCGCTGGGCCGGCGGGTGTCGTTCGTGGGCCGGTCGATGGTCCGCAACATGGGCATCGCCCGCGAACTCGGCTACCTGAAGGTCGCCGACGAGGATGTGCTCGACATCGCCGCCGCCGAGATGATGCCCGCCGACCGGGTCGTGCTGATCACCACCGGCACCCAGGGCGAGCCGATGGCCGCCCTGTCGCGGATGTCGCGCGGCGAGCACCGCAGCATCACGCTGACCGCCGGCGATCTGATCATCCTGTCGTCGTCGCTGATCCCCGGCAACGAGGAGGCGGTCTACGGGGTGATCGACTCGCTGGCGAAGATCGGTGCCCGCGTCGTCACCAATGCGCAAGCGCGCGTTCATGTCTCGGGCCACGCGTATGCCGGGGAGCTGCTGTTCCTCTACAACGGGGTACGCCCTCGCAACGTCATGCCGGTCCACGGGACGTGGCGGATGCTGCGCGCCAACGCGGCGCTGGCAGCCAGAACCGGAGTTCCGGACGAGAACATCGTGATCGCGGAGAACGGCGTCAGTGTCGATCTGGTCGCGGGCCGCGTGAGCGTCGCCGGCTCGGTGCCGGTGGGCAAGATGTTCGTCGACGGACTCGTGACCGGGGACGTCGGGGACGCGACGCTGGGCGAGCGACTGATCCTGTCGTCGGGATTCGTCGCGGTCACCGTCGTGGTGCGCCGCGGCACCGGCAAGGCCGTCGCCCCGGCGCATCTGCACGCCCGTGGTTTCTCGGAGGATCCGAAAGCGCTCGAGCCCGCAGCGCGCAAGGTCGAGGCGGAGCTCGAACACCTGGCGTCGCAGAACGTCACCGAGCCGACGCGCATCGCGCAGGGGGTGCGGCGCGCGGTGGGCAAGTGGGTCGGCGAGACCTACCGCCGTCAGCCGATGATCGTTCCCACCGTCATCGAGATCTGACGCGCGGCTCCGAGGAACATCCGGCTCGCCGCGCTGTGGCGGAGGCGAGCACGCCGGCCGTCACGGTCACCCCTCGTCAACCGTGGCGCGGCGGCCGAATGAACGCTGATAGCGCCGTTGCTCTGTGAATAGTAGGCACGGTCGATTGACGAAGGCAACATATCCGGCAAACTCTTCCGGATTCACGAATAATATTGTGCGTTAATTACTCCGGTTGCATTTTCAGCGAATGTGGCATCGGGTGTCAGGTATTTGAATTTGCAGGTAAACGTTGTTTTATTCGATATGCAGCACACTGAATACCGGCACAGCGAATTACGGTACCCATGGTTTCATTTGTAAGAGGGCGCATATGTCGCGGGGTGCCCCGTGTGGTGGAAGTGATGATCGTGAAGTATTTGCTGTCGGGTGCGGCGACGGAGGGTCGACGACCTAATGCACGGCCTCGAGGCGATACCCCATGCCCCGAAGCGTGACGAAGCGCCGGGCGCCCAACTTCCGTCGCAGGTACCGGACGTAGACGTCGACGACGTTCGAGCCAGGTTCGTAGTCGTTGCCCCACACCTGGCGAAGCAGCTGATCGCGCGTCAGCACCTGACCAGGGTGCCGGAGGAACATCTCGGCCAGCGCGAACTCGCGCGCGGACAGATCGACCGAGTAGT is drawn from Mycolicibacterium gilvum and contains these coding sequences:
- a CDS encoding HpcH/HpaI aldolase/citrate lyase family protein yields the protein MYDQSFGEAAFGEQGQRIDPVLARSWLLVNGAHYERFQAAAHSRADIVVLDIEDAVAPKDKAAARANVVRWLGEGHADWVRVNGFGTEWWAGDLEMLAGTSVGGVMLAMVESVDHVTETAKRLPGVPIVALVETARGLERITEIAAAKGTFRLAFGIGDFRRDTGFGGDALTLAYTRSRFTIAAKAAHLPSAIDGPTVGSSALKLSEATAVSAEFGMTGKICLTPEQCLTVNEGLSPSAEEIAWAKEFFVEFERDGGEIRNGSDLPRIARANKILELARAYGIEPSEFDDVDEPTHIPAPSDTYHY
- a CDS encoding dienelactone hydrolase family protein, whose product is MPTITDTVTTTDGSCPVTLHTPDGDGPWRGIVMYPDAGGVRPTFRAMADELAGHGYAVLLPDVYYREGDWAPFTMSTVFGDAAERRRLFGMISKVTPERMESDAVAFFDYLADRPEVSGETFGTTGYCMGGRTSLVVAGRVPQRVAAAMSFHGGGLVTDDAESPHLLADRIRAAVYVGAAHNDNSFTRADGETLDKALSAAGVEHTVDWYSAQHGFAVPDNGPYDESAARRHWDAMQSFFAAHLV
- a CDS encoding thymidylate synthase, translated to MPTATPYEDLLRLVLDTGTPKSDRTGTGTRSLFGHQMRYDLNAGFPLITTKKVHTKSIVYELLWFLRGDSNVRWLQERGVTIWDEWASPTGDLGPVYGVQWRSWPTPSGEHIDQISAALDLLKRDPDSRRNIVSAWNVGEIPQMALPPCHAFFQFYVADGRLSCQLYQRSADLFLGVPFNIASYALLTHMMAAQAGLGVGEFIWTGGDCHIYDNHVEQVTEQLSRDPRPYPELVLAPRDSIFDYTYEDVVIKNYEPHPAIKAPVAI
- a CDS encoding dihydrofolate reductase, whose protein sequence is MTELNLIWAQSSSGVIGRDGGIPWHVPEDMARFKELTMGHTVIMGRQTWESLPEKFRPLPGRRNVVLTRQADYVAEGAEVVTVLEDAPLDDAWVIGGSQVYGLALPLATRCEITEVDLDLHRQDEDALAPLLDEAWVGTEGEWRDSASGLRYRFYSYVRK
- a CDS encoding winged helix-turn-helix domain-containing protein, yielding MRLTAAQARRVAVAAQGFHEPRPSGPVTRAHLKRLIARLQVLQLDSVSVAVRAHYAPVFSRLGPYDRDVLDRAAWSHSARSPRLLVEYWAHEAALMAVDDWPLLRWRMREYEHGRWGREIVKKNGKLAADIVEAVTALGPCTAGQIEAYLESEPRRTGGSVKKAMWDRSDTKWVAEALWSSGVLTTATRVGFARHYDLTERVLPADVVARRVDEADALRELTLRAATALGVATEADLRDYFRLGARQVRPAITDLLDAGEIERVEVDGWDAPAYLRAGQTVPRRDRGTALLCPFDPLIFFRPRVERLFGGFHYRIEIYVPQPKRRYGYYVWPFLLDGDLVGRVDLKADRTAGALQVLGAYCEGGRDGPRVATELATALRQMADWLGLDDVVVAERGDLSAHLRAALVS
- a CDS encoding haloalkane dehalogenase, which produces MDVLRTPDERFTDLPGFPFDPHYVEVGGLRMHYLDEGPADGDVVLLLHGEPSWSYLYRTMIPVLVDAGLRAVAIDLVGFGRSDKPADRADYTYQAHVDWTWGAVAALGLADITLVCQDWGGLIGLRLVGEHPDRFARVVAANTTLPTGDQHPGDAFLAWQRFSQETPDFPVGHIVNGGCVSTLAPDVIAAYDAPFPDDSFKAGARQFPTLVPTSPDDPAAPANRAAWEVLRRFDKPFLCAFSDSDPITRGADAALRTLIPGAHGQPEVTIAGGGHFLQEDRGPELAGVVVDFVRNTSV
- a CDS encoding GGDEF domain-containing protein, which encodes MPASDRQWWRQTDQFEWFSNYLRERGMQQRWRWATFTFTVVLGALPLVMLASPLGPDTDLTRGVAIVSGAAGAGASLLWLSGWPSRTQSLVYNALCSGGIAMGCLALSNPYSGLMGCTLFAVIGGFLAYFHSVGQVAANFAVAAICATITAARLVTETGDVALTAAAAINVIALNTGVPFGIHSLVHSLHTDLRAADRDPLTGLLNRRAFYSAVNQLLADTHAVDAAFNVTVIDLDKFKSLNDTRGHAVGDAALVYVAEILHRHAGASAGRLGGEEFVVADVDLPVLQRRTADLIREGIAAGPFGITASLGICSARIAWENSAAGGMSPDFLDKLIESADAAMYVSKRAGGDRVEHRRLDGADLADA
- the thyX gene encoding FAD-dependent thymidylate synthase, which translates into the protein MAEIAPLRVQLIAKTEFSAPPDVEWSTDADGGAALVEFAGRACYQSWSKPNPRTATNATYVRHIIDVGHFSVLEHASVSFYITGLSRSCTHELIRHRHFSYSQLSQRYVPENDAEVVAPPGIEDDPELLALFTAATDASRAAYTELLNRLEAKLADQGTSTLRRKQARQAARAVLPNATETRIVVTGNYRAWRHFIAMRASEHADVEIRRLAIECLRRLVAVAPQVFSDFEITTLADGTEVATSPLATEV
- the dapA gene encoding 4-hydroxy-tetrahydrodipicolinate synthase, whose protein sequence is MPVSTSGFDAPARLGTLLTAMATPFKPDGSLDIETAARLATRLVDAGCDGLVVSGTTGESPTTTDDEKILLLRTVLEAVGDRARIVAGAGTYDTAHSIHLAKASAAEGAHGLLVVTPYYSRPPQAGLVAHFTAVADATDLPNILYDIPPRSVVSIEWDTIRRLAQHPNIVAIKDAKADLHGGGQIIAETGLAYYSGDDALNLPWLAMGAVGFISVWGHLAASQLRDMLSAFASGDVATARKINVALGPLSAAQSRLGGVTLSKAGLRLQGFEVGDPRLPQIPANDVQLQALAADMRAASVLR
- a CDS encoding ribonuclease J translates to MDLTHTPPGPLAPGGLRVTALGGIGEIGRNMTVFEHLGRLLIVDCGVLFPTHDEPGVDLILPDLRHVQDRLDDVEAIVVTHAHEDHIGAIPFVLKQRADIPIVGSKFTLALIAEKCREHRLSPKLVEVTEGTKSTHGVFECQYFAVNHSVPGCLAIGIHTGAGTVLHTGDIKLDQLPPDGRPTDLPGMSRLGDAGVDLFLCDSTNSEIPGVGPSESEVGPALHRLMRGADGRVIVACFASNVDRVQSIIDAAVALGRRVSFVGRSMVRNMGIARELGYLKVADEDVLDIAAAEMMPADRVVLITTGTQGEPMAALSRMSRGEHRSITLTAGDLIILSSSLIPGNEEAVYGVIDSLAKIGARVVTNAQARVHVSGHAYAGELLFLYNGVRPRNVMPVHGTWRMLRANAALAARTGVPDENIVIAENGVSVDLVAGRVSVAGSVPVGKMFVDGLVTGDVGDATLGERLILSSGFVAVTVVVRRGTGKAVAPAHLHARGFSEDPKALEPAARKVEAELEHLASQNVTEPTRIAQGVRRAVGKWVGETYRRQPMIVPTVIEI